A genomic window from Anguilla rostrata isolate EN2019 chromosome 14, ASM1855537v3, whole genome shotgun sequence includes:
- the oxt gene encoding oxytocin-neurophysin 1 isoform X1: MSGAAVSMCLLSLLSVCSACYISNCPIGGKRSLEEYPSRKCLSCGPGDRGRCFGPSICCGEGLGCWVGSPETARCMEENYLPTPCEAGGKPCGSEEGRCAAPGVCCDSEGCSFDQSCVAGDGENDLAGQSEISNPGLGAEFLVRLLHLAGHAPPHRLHQ; the protein is encoded by the exons ATGTCGGGAGCCGCCGTGTCCATGTGTCTGCTcagcctgctgtctgtctgctcagcCTGCTACATCTCCAACTGCCCCATCGGGGGCAAAAGATCCCTGGAGGAATACCCCTCACGCAAG TGCCTGTCGTGTGGCCCCGGGGACAGGGGCCGCTGCTTTGGCCCCAGTATCTGCTGCGGCGAGGggctgggctgctgggtgggcTCCCCAGAGACGGCGCGCTGCATGGAGGAGAACTACCTGCCCACCCCCTGCGAGGCTGGAGGGAAACCCTGCGGGTCTGAGGAGGGACGCTGCGCCGCGCCGGGCGTGTGCTGCGACTCAG AGGGCTGCAGCTTCGACCAATCCTGCGTAGCCGGGGACGGCGAAAACGACCTGGCCGGCCAATCGGAAATCAGCAACCCCGGCCTGGGAGCCGAATTCCTGGTGAGGCTCCTGCACCTggctggccacgcccctccTCATCGGCTCCACCAATGA
- the smyd1a gene encoding histone-lysine N-methyltransferase SMYD1a isoform X1: MTLQNMESVEVFATEGKGRGLKAAKELLAGEVVFAEPSFAAVVFDSLSQQVCHSCFRQQQKLHRCGQCRFAQYCDRTCQRACWEEHKQECAAIRTYGKAPNENVRLAARILWRMQKDGGVASDAQLTTLEELEDHVADMPEEDLKELKIDVHNFLDYWPRGGRQYPVDSISHIIGVINCNGFTLSDQRGLQAVGVGIFPNLCLVNHDCWPNCTVILNHGKIELRALEKIPEGQELTVGYVDFLNVSTDRQKLLKHQYFFDCACDHCTHRTKDDLMTAAKEVDGQKPSEEVVKEVTEYSLKTLEQIEKSRTEGNYHEVVKLSRECLEKQEPVLGDTHLHHLRVLSVLSEVLSYLQYFEEAAGYARRMVEGYMKLYHPNNAQLGMATMRAGVTHWHAGLIEVGHSMICKAYAILLVTHGPSHAITKDLEAMRMQTEMELRMFRQNEYVYHTMREAALKNQPMSMMAEPVVEGIKSLFRKK; encoded by the exons cctGTCCCAGCAGGTGTGCCACAGCTGTTTCCGCCAGCAGCAGAAGCTGCACCGCTGTGGCCAGTGCAGGTTCGCCCAGTACTGCGACCGCACCTGCcagagggcatgctgggaagagcACAAGCAGGAGTGCGCCGCAATCAGGACATACGGCAAGGCGCCCAATGAGAACGTGCG CCTCGCAGCCCGCATTCTGTGGCGCATGCAGAAGGACGGGGGCGTGGCCTCGGACGCTCAGCTGACCacgctggaggagctggaggaccaCGTGGCGGACATGCCCGAGGAAGACCTGAAGGAGCTGAAGATCGACGTGCACAACTTCCTGGACTACTGGCCCCGGGGCGGCCGGCAGTACCCCGTGGACTCCATCTCCCACATAATCGGCGTG ATTAACTGTAACGGGTTCACTCTGAGTGACCAGAGAGGACTGCAGGCTGTGGGTGTGGGCATCTTCCCAAATCTGTGCCTGGTCAACCATGACTGCTGGCCCAACTGCACCGTCATCCTCAACCACGGCAA GATCGAGCTCCGAGCTCTGGAGAAGATCCCGGAGGGGCAGGAGCTGACGGTGGGGTACGTGGACTTCCTGAACGTGTCGACGGACCGGCAGAAGCTGCTGAAGCACCAGTACTTCTTCGACTGCGCCTGCGATCACTGCACCCACCGCACCAAGGACGACCTCATGACGGCCGCCAAGGAGGTGGACGGCCAGAAG CCCTCAGAGGAGGTGGTGAAGGAGGTGACGGAGTACAGCCTGAAAACTCTGGAGCAGATCGAGAAAAGTCGCACCGAGGGGAACTACCATGAg gtgGTGAAGCTGTCCAGGGAGTGCCTGGAGAAGCAGGAGCCGGTGCTGGGCGACACCCACCTGCACCACCTGCGCGTGCTGAGCGTGCTCAGCGAGGTCCTGTCCTACCTGCAGTACTTCGAGGAGGCCGCCGGCTACGCCCGCAGGATGGTGGAGGGCTACAT GAAGCTGTACCACCCGAACAACGCCCAGCTGGGCATGGCGACCATGCGGGCGGGGGTGACGCACTGGCACGCCGGGCTCATCGAAGTCGGGCACAGCATGATCTGCAAAGCCTACGCCATCCTGCTGGTCACCCACGGGCCCTCCCACGCCATCACCAAGGACCTGGAG GCCATGCGCATGCAGACGGAGATGGAGCTGAGGATGTTCCGGCAGAACGAGTACGTGTACCACACCATGCGCGAGGCCGCGCTCAAGAACCAGCCCATGAGCATGATGGCCGAGCCTGTGGTCGAGGGCATCAAGAGCCTGTTCCGCAAGAAatga
- the thnsl2 gene encoding threonine synthase-like 2 produces the protein MRYCSTRGGVQGWGFREVLFSGYAPDGGMFMPETVPTLTPDTLRSWASLSYPQLVQEVCALFIPDDLVPRHDLDAVLSGALSQFSVPGVVRMARLGGGLSVLELFHGETLAFKDLAMTCTTRLLDYFLQRESRRATVLVGTSGDTGGSAIRGARGLGGVDVVVVFPRGRVTAVQEKHMTTCLEDNVHVFAADGSSDDIDVPLRRLFADQSLVRDHGLMSLNSVNWCRILVQLAHFLYAYLRLSGLERTPGGALPSLEVVVPTGGAGNITAGCIVKQMGVPLRLVAMVNANDIVHRAVRSGDFSMATKVKQTLASAIDIQDPYNMERVFWLLSGRDGLLVKGLMEEFQRSHKITLPDALHSKLSSVMCAGSVTDEGIVGTMRRCWEENHYLLCPHTAVAVWHHYHSPLSPGENRCCIATASPAKFQDAVQKAGLTVDVPEEVQALEKMATRYEKLELGEDWERRLRERIESVTSIRQRGALFYSPV, from the exons ATGCGCTACTGTAGCACGCGAGGAGGAGTGCAGGGATGGGGATTCCGGGAGGTGCTGTTCTCGGGCTATGCGCCGGACGGGGGGATGTTCATGCCGGAGACCGTGCCCACCCTCACCCCCGACACCCTGAGGTCCTGGGCGTCGCTGTCCTACCCGCAGCTGGTTCAGGAAGTGTGCGCCCTATTCATTCCGGACGATCTCGTTCCTCGCCATGATCTGGAtg CCGTTCTGTCTGGTGCCCTGTCTCAGTTCTCGGTCCCCGGGGTGGTGCGCATGGCGCGGCTGGGCGGAGGTCTTTCCGTCCTGGAGCTCTTCCACGGAGAGACGCTGGCCTTTAAAGACCTGGCGATGACCTGCACCACCCGTCTGCTGGACTACTTCCTGCAGCGCGAGAGCAGGCGCGCCACCGTCCTCGTGG GGACGTCGGGGGACACCGGCGGCTCCGCCATCCGCGGCGCGAGGGGGCTCGGGGGCGTGGACGTGGTGGTGGTGTTCCCACGCGGGCGCGTCACCGCCGTGCAGGAGAAGCACATGACCACCTGCCTGGAGGACAACGTGCACGTCTTCGCAG CGGACGGCAGCTCGGACGACATCGACGTCCCCCTGCGCCGCCTCTTCGCGGATCAGAGCCTGGTGAGGGACCACGGGCTCATGAGCCTGAACTCCGTCAACTGGTGCCGCATCCTGGTCCAGCTGGCCCACTTCCTGTACGCCTACCTGCGGCTGAGCGGCCTGGAGCGGACACCAGGGGGCGCGCTGCCCAGCCTGGAGGTGGTGGTGCCCACGGGCGGCGCTGGAAACATCACGG CTGGCTGTATCGTGAAGCAGATGGGTGTGCCTCTGCGactcgttgccatggtgaaTGCCAATGACATCGTGCATCGGGCGGTGCGGAGCGGTGACTTCTCCATGGCGACCAAAGTCAAGCAGACTCTGGCCTCTGCCATAGACATTCAG GACCCCTACAACATGGAGCGGGTATTCTGGCTGTTATCAGGGCGGGACGGACTGCTGGTGAAGGGGCTGATGGAGGAGTTTCAGCGTTCTCACAAAATCACACTGCCTGATGCACTCCACAGCAAG ttgTCGTCGGTGATGTGTGCCGGCTCGGTGACAGATGAGGGGATTGTGGGGACCATGAGGAGGTGCTGGGAGGAGAATCACTACCTGCTGTGTCCTCACACTGCTGTGGCTGTCTGGCATCATTACCACAGTCCCCTCAGCCCTGGGGAGAACAG GTGTTGCATAGCAACCGCATCACCTGCCAAGTTCCAGGATGCGGTGCAGAAGGCGGGGCTGACTGTCGATGTCCCGGAGGAGGTGCAGGCCTTGGAGAAAATGGCGACGCGCTACGAGAAACTGGAGCTGGGTGAAGACTGGGAACGCAGGCTGAGGGAGCGCATCGAATCCGTCACCTCCATCCGGCAGCGCGGGGCGTTGTTTTACTCACCGGTGTAA
- the smyd1a gene encoding histone-lysine N-methyltransferase SMYD1a isoform X2, which translates to MTLQNMESVEVFATEGKGRGLKAAKELLAGEVVFAEPSFAAVVFDSLSQQVCHSCFRQQQKLHRCGQCRFAQYCDRTCQRACWEEHKQECAAIRTYGKAPNENVRLAARILWRMQKDGGVASDAQLTTLEELEDHVADMPEEDLKELKIDVHNFLDYWPRGGRQYPVDSISHIIGVINCNGFTLSDQRGLQAVGVGIFPNLCLVNHDCWPNCTVILNHGNQTAVNTFCHSQRRIELRALEKIPEGQELTVGYVDFLNVSTDRQKLLKHQYFFDCACDHCTHRTKDDLMTAAKEVDGQKPSEEVVKEVTEYSLKTLEQIEKSRTEGNYHEVVKLSRECLEKQEPVLGDTHLHHLRVLSVLSEVLSYLQYFEEAAGYARRMVEGYMKLYHPNNAQLGMATMRAGVTHWHAGLIEVGHSMICKAYAILLVTHGPSHAITKDLEAMRMQTEMELRMFRQNEYVYHTMREAALKNQPMSMMAEPVVEGIKSLFRKK; encoded by the exons cctGTCCCAGCAGGTGTGCCACAGCTGTTTCCGCCAGCAGCAGAAGCTGCACCGCTGTGGCCAGTGCAGGTTCGCCCAGTACTGCGACCGCACCTGCcagagggcatgctgggaagagcACAAGCAGGAGTGCGCCGCAATCAGGACATACGGCAAGGCGCCCAATGAGAACGTGCG CCTCGCAGCCCGCATTCTGTGGCGCATGCAGAAGGACGGGGGCGTGGCCTCGGACGCTCAGCTGACCacgctggaggagctggaggaccaCGTGGCGGACATGCCCGAGGAAGACCTGAAGGAGCTGAAGATCGACGTGCACAACTTCCTGGACTACTGGCCCCGGGGCGGCCGGCAGTACCCCGTGGACTCCATCTCCCACATAATCGGCGTG ATTAACTGTAACGGGTTCACTCTGAGTGACCAGAGAGGACTGCAGGCTGTGGGTGTGGGCATCTTCCCAAATCTGTGCCTGGTCAACCATGACTGCTGGCCCAACTGCACCGTCATCCTCAACCACGGCAA TCAGACGGCTGTGAACACTTTCTGTCACTCTCAAAGGAG GATCGAGCTCCGAGCTCTGGAGAAGATCCCGGAGGGGCAGGAGCTGACGGTGGGGTACGTGGACTTCCTGAACGTGTCGACGGACCGGCAGAAGCTGCTGAAGCACCAGTACTTCTTCGACTGCGCCTGCGATCACTGCACCCACCGCACCAAGGACGACCTCATGACGGCCGCCAAGGAGGTGGACGGCCAGAAG CCCTCAGAGGAGGTGGTGAAGGAGGTGACGGAGTACAGCCTGAAAACTCTGGAGCAGATCGAGAAAAGTCGCACCGAGGGGAACTACCATGAg gtgGTGAAGCTGTCCAGGGAGTGCCTGGAGAAGCAGGAGCCGGTGCTGGGCGACACCCACCTGCACCACCTGCGCGTGCTGAGCGTGCTCAGCGAGGTCCTGTCCTACCTGCAGTACTTCGAGGAGGCCGCCGGCTACGCCCGCAGGATGGTGGAGGGCTACAT GAAGCTGTACCACCCGAACAACGCCCAGCTGGGCATGGCGACCATGCGGGCGGGGGTGACGCACTGGCACGCCGGGCTCATCGAAGTCGGGCACAGCATGATCTGCAAAGCCTACGCCATCCTGCTGGTCACCCACGGGCCCTCCCACGCCATCACCAAGGACCTGGAG GCCATGCGCATGCAGACGGAGATGGAGCTGAGGATGTTCCGGCAGAACGAGTACGTGTACCACACCATGCGCGAGGCCGCGCTCAAGAACCAGCCCATGAGCATGATGGCCGAGCCTGTGGTCGAGGGCATCAAGAGCCTGTTCCGCAAGAAatga